Genomic window (Streptomyces sp. NBC_00078):
GAGATCAGGATCTCGGCGAGCAGGCGCTCGCGCTCCAGGTCGACCTTCGGCGGCAGACCGCCGAGGTGGTCGTGCACGACCTGCGACCAGGCAGAGCCGCCGAACTCCTCGCGGGTGTCGCCGAGGAGGTAGATCAGCTGCCCCTCCTCCTGGAAGGCGACCGGCGTGCGGCGCGCGACGTCGTCGATGACGCCCAGGACCGCGACCACGGGGGTCGGGTGGATGGCGACCTCGCCCGTCTGGTTGTAGAGCGAGACGTTGCCGCCGGTCACCGGGGTGCCGAGCTGCTGGCAGGCGTCGGCGAGTCCGCGGATGGCCTCCGCGAACTGCCACATCACGGCCGGGTCCTCGGGCGAACCGAAGTTCAGGCAGTCAGAGACGGCGAGGGGCTTGGCGCCGGTGGTGGCGACGTTGCGGTACGCCTCCGACAGGGCCAGCTGCGCGCCCGCGTACGGGTCCAGCTTCGCGTAGCGGCCGTTGCCGTCGGTCGCGATGGCGACGCCGAGGCCGGTCTCCTCGTCGATGCGGATCATGCCGGAGTCCTCGGGCTGGGCGAGGACGGTGTTGCCCTGCACGAAGTGGTCGTACTGCGAGGTGATCCACTTCTTGGAGGCCTGGTTGGGAGAGGCCACCAGCTGCAGGACCTGGTCCTTCAGCTCCGCCGAACTCGCGGGCCGCGCAAGCTTGCCCGCGTCGTCGGCCTGGAGGGCGTCCTGCCAGGACGGGCGGGCGTACGGGCGCTCGTAGACCGGGCCGTCGTGCGCGACCGTGCGCGGGTCGACGTCGACGATCTTGCCGCCGTGCCAGTAGATCTCCAGGCGGTCGCCGTCCGTGACCTCACCGATGACGGTCGCGATGACGTCCCACTTGTCGCAGATCTCCAGGAACCGGTCCACCTTCTCCGGCTCGACGACCGCGCACATCCGTTCCTGCGACTCGCTCATGAGGATTTCCTCGGGCGAGAGGGTCGAGTCGCGCAGGGGTACGTCGTCCAGGGTCACACGCATGCCACCGGAGCCGTTGGAGGCGAGCTCTGAGGTGGCGCAGGAGAGCCCGGCCGCGCCGAGGTCCTGGATGCCGACGACCAGCTTCTCCCGGAAGGCCTCCAGGGTGCACTCGATGAGCAGCTTCTCCTGGAAGGGGTCGCCGACCTGGACGGCGGGACGCTTCGACGGCTTGGCGTCATCGAAGGTCTCGGAGGCCAGGATGGACGCGCCACCGATGCCGTCACCACCCGTACGAGCCCCGTACAGGATGACCTTGTTGCCCGCGCCGGACGCCTTCGCGAGGTGGATGTCCTCGTGCCGCATCACACCGATGGCACCGGCGTTGACCAGCGGGTTGCCCTGGTAGCAGGCGTCGAAGACGACCTCGCCGCCGATGTTGGGCAGGCCCAGGCAGTTGCCGTAGCCGCCGATGCCGGCGACGACACCGGGCAGGACGCGCTTGGTGTCGGGGTGGTCGGCCGCACCGAACCGCAGCGGGTCCACGACCGCGACCGGGCGGGCGCCCATGGCGATGATGTCGCGGACGATGCCGCCGACACCGGTCGCCGCACCCTGGTAGGGCTCGACGTACGACGGGTGGTTGTGCGACTCGACCTTGAAGGTGACCGCGTAGCCCTGGCCGACGTCGACGACACCGGCGTTCTCGCCGATACCGACGAGGAGCGCGTCGCTCTGCGGGGCCTTCTCGCCGAACTGGCGCAGGTGCACCTTCGACGACTTGTACGAGCAGTGCTCGGACCACATGACGGAGTACATGGCCAGCTCGGCACCGGTGGGCCTGCGGCCGAGGATCTCCACGACCCGCTCGTACTCGTCCTTCTTCAGGCCGAGTTCGGCCCAGGGCAGCTCGACGTCGGGGGTCGCGGCCGCGTGCTCGACCGTGTCCAGAGGCGTCCGGCTCATGCGTTGACCAGCTTCTTGAGGATCGAGGTGAAGAAGGGGAGGCCGTCGGTGCGGCCCGACCCGATGAGCGGCTCGACCGCGTGCTCGGGGTGCGGCATCAGGCCGACGACGTTCCCGGCCTCGTTGGTGATGCCGGCGATGTCGCGGAGCGAGCCGTTCGGGTTGAAGTCCACATACCGGAAGGCGACCCGGCCCTCGGCCTCCAGCTTGTCCAGCGTGTACTCGTCGGCGACGTACCGGCCGTCCATGTTCTTCAGCGGGATGTGGATCTCCTGGCCGGCGGTGTAGTCGCTGGTCCAGGCGGTCTCCGCGTTCTCCACCCGCAGCTTCTGGTCGCGGCAGATGAAGTGGAGGTGGTCGTTGCCGAGCATCCCGCCGGGAAGCAGGTGGGCCTCGGTGAGGACCTGGAAGCCGTTGCAGATGCCGAGGACCGGAAGGCCTGCCTTCGCCTGCTCGATGAGCGTCTCCATCACCGGCGAGAAGCGGGAGATGGCGCCGGCCCGCAGATAGTCGCCGTAGGAGAAACCGCCGGGGAGGACGACCGCGTCGACCTGGTGGAGGTTCTTGTCCTTGTGCCAGAGGGCGACCGGCTCGGCGCCCGCGAGACGGATCGCACGCTGCGTGTCCCGGTCGTCGAGACTTCCGGGGAAAGTGACGACGCCAATACGAGCGGTCACTTCGCGGCCTCCGCGACTTCCTCGACCTTGACGGTGAAGTCCTCGATCACGGTGTTGGCGAGGAAGGATTCCGCAAGATCGTGGATGCGGGCGAGAGCGGCCTCGTCGACCGGTCCGTCAACTTCCAGTTCGAAACGCTTTCCCTGACGTACGTCGGAGATGCCTTCGAAACCCAGACGCGGCAGTGCGCGCTGCACCGCCTGGCCCTGGGGGTCGAGGATCTCCGGCTTGAGCATGACGTCGACTACGACGCGTGCCACTGGCACTCCCGGTGGTGTGGTGCTGAGCAGGTTCCTGCAGGTGTCTCCAACAGGTGCCTTCAGACTACCCGTACAAAATTTCTACGCGAGTAGAGTTGTAGGAAAGTACGTGACGGCCGTCACGATCGATCCTGTACCGGACGGGTGCCTTCACGAAAAGTTCAGGGAAAGATCCCGGATCGATGCCCTGGAGGTATTGCGCGTGAGACACGCGGGGAGATTTAGTCGGGCTTCACATTGCAATGCCGGGCACTGTACAAATGAATTGTCATTAGCCGATACTTTGCCCATTAACTGGCGGACAGTCGGCATCTCCGCGACGTCGTGGCACGTGATCCACGTCTTCGTCGATTGAGGTGTCGCACGAAGGGACCGATATTCGTGGCGCAGAAGGTCGTAGTCACTCTCTTTGACGACATCGACGGCTCGGAAGCGGCGGAAACGATCGCCTTCGGACTCGACGGCAAGTCGTACGAGATCGACCTGAACCAAGCCAATGCCAAGAAACTGCGTAAGGCGCTCGAGCCGTACGTGGAGGCCGGCCGCAAGCGGTCGAAGTCCGGCAGGACCTACCGGCAGACGGAGGTCGCACCCGACCCGGCAGCCGTCCGCGCCTGGGCCCAGGCCAACAAGATGGACGTCCCGGCCCGCGGCCGGATCCCGAAGAAGGTTTACGAGGCGTTCAGCGCGGCGCAGTAGCCGCCGGCCGACGACCGGTCACTCGCCCCTCGGAGGAACCGACTTGCGCTGTACCCCTCAGGGTCGGCTAGAGTCTGGAGCACGCCGCGGGGCGAGGCCGAAAGGCCCAGCTCACGGAGTACATGCGGGTGTAGTTCAGTAGTAGAACATCCCCCTTCCAGGGGGAAGGCGCAGTGTGCAATTCCTGTCACCCGCTCTGCACCGCCGGACCGAGCCACTCTTGTGGATCAGGTAGGCTGGTGTTCGCGCCGATCGGTGGGAGCCGGTCGGAGGCAATGCGGACGTAGCTCAGTTGGTAGAGCGCAACCTTGCCAAGGTTGAGGTCGCGAGTTCGAGCCTCGTCGTCCGCTCAGGAGTAAGACCCCGGTCCTTGGGACCGGGGTCTTTTTCGTGTGCCGACTCCCTTCTGACATTTGTCATACGGAGCGATGACACCGCGCACTGCTGCCGGATCCCGCTCGGCGGGACGCTGAAGTCATGGACACCAACGAACACGAACACGTGATTGAGGTCACTGACCTGCGGCGTGTGTACGGGGGCGGGTTCGAGGCCGTACGCGGAATCACCTTTTCCGTGGACCGCGGCGAGATCTTCGCGCTGCTCGGCACCAACGGGGCGGGCAAGACATCCACGGTCGAGTTGCTGGAGGGGCTCGCACGGCCGGCCGGGGGGCGGGTGCGGGTGCTCGGGCACGATCCCTACGAGGAGCGGGGCGCCGTACGGCCTCGTACCGGGGTCATGCTGCAGGAGGGCGGGTTCCCGTCCGAGCTGACCGTCGCCGAGACCGCGCGGATGTGGGCCGGGTGTGTCAGCGGGGCGCGGCCCGAGGCGGAGGCGCTGGAGCTGGTCGGGCTCGGACGGCGCGCCGGGGTGCGGGTGAAGCAACTGTCCGGGGGTGAGCGGCGGCGCCTGGACCTGGCGCTCGCGCTGCTCGGCGAGCCCGAGGTGCTGTTCCTGGACGAACCCACGACCGGCCTGGACGCCGAAGGGCGCCGGGACACCTGGGAGTTGGTGCGGGCGCTGCGCGACACGGGCACGACCGTGCTGCTGACCACGCACTACCTGGAGGAGGCGGAGGCGCTCACCGACCGGCTGGCGATCCTGCACGAGGGGCGCATCGCGGCGACCGGGACACCGGGCGAGGTGACCGCCGCACAACCCTCGCGGATCTCCTTCCGGCTGCCCGGCGGCTACTTCCTCGGGGACCTGCCGCCGCTCGGTGAGCTGGGGGTGTGCGGGCACGAGGTGGACGGCGATCTCGTACGGCTGCGGACACATGAGTTGCAGCGGGCCGCCACCGGGCTGCTGGTGTGGGCCGAGCGGGCCCGGGTGGAACTGCGGGCGCTCGATGTGCGGTCCGCCTCGCTGGAGGAGGCGTTTTTGGGAATCGCCCGGATGGGGGTCCCCCCGCTCGATCGGGGGGACCCCCATCGTCGCGAACGAGCGGGCCGTGCGAAAGAAGGCAGGGCGGCATGAGCACCCACGCCCACGCCCACGCCCACGCCCGCGCCCACGCCCCCGCCGCGCGCCGGCTGCGTGCCCTCGCCCGGGCCGAGCTCACCCTGCTCGGCCGCAACCGGAGCGCGGTGGCCACGGCGCTGCTCGTGCCGCTCGCGGTGCCCTTCACCGTGAGGCCCGCGATCGACCAGATGGACCTCAAGAGCCATGGACTCAACATCGGCACGGTGATGCTGACCGCCGCGATCGGCTTCTCCTTCCTGTTCTCCGTGTACACGGCCCTGGTGAGCGCCTTCGTCGCCCGCCGCGAGGAACTCGTCCTGAAGCGGCTGCGGACCGGGGAACCCGGCGACCACGAGATCCTCTTCGGCACCGCGCTGCCCGCCGTCTGCGTCGGCCTCGCCCAGTCCCTGGTGCTGGCCGCCGGCTGCGTGCTGCTCGTCGACGCCGGGGCGCCCCGGGCGCCGTATCTGACCGTGCTGGGCATCCTGTCGGGCCTGACGCTGTGCGCCGCGCTCGCCGCGCTCACCGCCACCTTCACCAGGACCGTGGAGAGCGCCCAGTTCACGGCGCTGCCGCTGGTGCTCGTGTCGATGATGGGCTCGGGCATCGCGGTCCCCGCCGGGATCCTGCCCGATCGGCTCGCCGCCGTCTGCGAATTCCTTCCGCTCTCTCCTGCCGTACGGCTGGTCGGCGGCGGATGGACCGGGCGGCTGAGCGCGTACGAGGCACTGGGCGCCCTGGCGACCGCCCTGGTCTGGACGCTGCTGGCGGTGTTTGCTGTACGGCGGTGGTTCCGGTGGGAACCACGGCGCTGACGGACGGGGGGCTCGGGGGGATGGGGCGGACACGCGGCTGGTGGCGGCGCAAGAGCACACCGGCGAAGGTCGAGACGTACACGCGGTGGTCGTTCCACTTCTTCGGCGTGACCGAGATCCTGGCGATCGGGCTGCCGGCCGTCGGCACGCTGGGACCCGGGCTCGGCGGAGCGCTGCTGGGCCTGGTGGCGGTGCACGCCGTGGCGTGCACGGTGACGGTGTCCCGGGCACTGGACTGGACCCGCGGGCGCCGTCCACAGCCCGTGCGGCTGCTGTGGACGCTCGCAGCGGTGACCGCCGTGATCGCCGTCACGGCGGTGGGGATCGCGCAGCGCGGACCGAGGGGCGACGGCCTCGACGCCACGGCGAGCGGTGTGTTCGGGGTCGTGCTGGTCGTCGCGGCCGGGGTCATCTCGCTCGGCGTGCGCGACCGGCGGCGGGTGTGCGCGATCGTGGTCGGCTTCTCGGTCGGCGCGGGAGCCGTCTCGTTCCCGCTGGGCACCTCCGGCCCCGCCACTCTGCTCACCATGCTGGGCGTGTTCCTCGGAGCCGGGTTCCTGGCCTTCACCGCGATCTTCTCGGTCTGGCTGCTGAACGCCGTCTACGAACTCGACGAGGCCCGCGAGGCCCGCGCCCGGCTCGCCGTCGCCGAGGAGCGGCTGCGGTTCGGCCGGGATCTGCACGACGTGATGGGGCGGAACCTCGCCGTCATCGCGCTCAAGAGCGAACTCGCCGTACAGCTGGCGCGCCGCGGGCGGCCCGAGGCCGTGGACCAGATGATCGAGGTGCAGCGGATCTCGCAGGAGTCGCAGCGGGAGGTACGGGATGTCGTACGGGGATATCGGGAGGCCGATCTCGGGGTCGAACTGGCCGGTGCACAGGGTGTGTTGACCGCCGCCGGCATCCACTGCGAGGTGACGGGGGAGACGGCCGGGCTGCCCGGCGAGGTGCAGTCGGCGCTCGGCTGGGTGGTCCGCGAGGCGACGACGAACGTGCTGCGGCACGGGGACGCCGGACGGTGTGGGGTGGCTCTGCTGGTGACGGAGGAACGCGTGGTGCTGACGGTGGAGAACGACGGGGCCGGCCCGCCCACGACGAAGGGCGGCTCCGGACTGGCCGGACTGCGGGAGCGGTTGTCGGCGGTGGGCGGCACGCTGGAGGCGGGGCCGGCCGGCGGGGACGTGTTCCGGGTGGTGGCCGAGGTGCCGCTGGCTGTGGCCGAGGTCCCGGCATGACCGCTGTCGTACGACTGCTGCTCGCCGACGACGAGCACCTCATCCGGGGTGCGCTCGCCGCGCTGCTCGGGCTGGAGGACGACCTCGTGGTCGTGGCCGAGGCGGCGTCCGGACCCGAGGCGCAGGCGATGGCCCGGGCGCACGAACCGGATGTCGCCGTGCTCGATCTCCAGATGCCGGGGGCCGACGGTGTGAAGGTCGCCACATCCCTGCGGGCCGAACTGCCCGGCTGCCAGGTACTGATCGTCACCAGTCACGGACGGCCCGGGCATCTGAAGCGGGCGCTCGCGGCGGGTGTGCGCGGGTTCGTCCCGAAGACGGTCAGCGCGCAGCGGCTCGCGGAGATCATCCGCACGGTGCATGCCGGAAACCGTTACGTCGATCCCGAGTTGGCCGCCGACGCGATCGCCTCCGGGGACTCCCCGCTGACCGTGCGGGAGGCCGAGGTGCTGGAACTCGCCGCCGACGGCGCGCCCGTGGCGGAGATCGCCGAACGGGCCGCGCTGTCGCAGGGGACCGTGCGGAACTACCTTTCGTCGGCCGCCTCCAAGCTCGGCGCGGAGAACCGGCACACGGCGGTGCGGCTCGCCCGCCAGCGAGGTTGGGTATAGTGGTGCTCGCGCTTCGGCGCATTGCGAACGTAGCTCAGTTGGTAGAGCGCAACCTTGCCAAGGTTGAGGTCGCGAGTTCGAACCTCGTCGTTCGCTCCACATGAAAGCCCCCGGCTCCGGCCGGGGGCTTTCGCGTTGCCCCCGGTTTCCCGGGGGCATTCGGCCTACGCCCAGCTCATGCCCGTCAGCCGCTCGTACGCCTCGACGTACTTCGCGCGGGTCGCGTCCACGACCTCCTGCGGCAGCGGCGGCGGGGGCTGCTCGCTCTTCCTGTCCCAGCCGGAGGCCGGCGAGGTCAGCCAGTCGCGCACGAACTGCTTGTCGTACGACGGCTGCGCGTGCCCCGGCTCCCACTCGTCCGCCGGCCAGAAGCGGGAGGAGTCCGGGGTGAGCACCTCGTCCGCGATGACCAGCCTCTCGCCCTCGAAGCCGAACTCGAACTTCGTGTCCGCGAGGATGATCCCGCGGTCGCGGGCGATGTCGCGGGCGCGGGAGTACACGGCGAGGGTCGCCTGGCGGAGCTGGGCCGCGGTGTCCGCGCCGACCTGGCGGGCGACCTCCTCGTAGGAGACGTTCTCGTCGTGCTCGCCGACCGCGGCCTTGGTGGCCGGGGTGAAGATCGGGGCCGGGAGTTCGCTGCCGTCGGACAGGCCCTCGGGGAGGGCGAGGCCGCAGACGGTGCGGGACTCGTTGTACTCCAGCAGGCCGGAGCCGGTGAGGTAGCCGCGGGCCACGCACTCGACCGGGACCATCTGGAGCGACTTGCAGACCGTGGTGCGGCCCGCCCAGTCGGCGGGGGCGCCCGGGGGCAGTTCGGTGCTCAGGACGTGGTGGGGGACCAGGTCGGCGAGCTGGTCGAACCACCACAGGGACAGCTGCGTGAGCACCCGGCCCTTGTCGGGGATCTCGGTCGGCAGCACCCAGTCGTACGCGGACAGGCGGTCACTGGCGACCATCACGAGGTCGCCGGCCTCGTTCTGGTACAGCTCGCGCACCTTGCCGGTGTGCAGGTGCACCAGGCCCGGAACCTGAATCGGCTCGGGCTTTTCTACGAATCCGGACACGGTTCCTCCCCGTGGTTGAACGAAAGGGGCGCCCGCAGGGCTCGAACAGGGTGGTGGTGCGTGAGGGTGGTGCGTGACGGGCGGGCCAGTGGCTCGATTCTCCCGTATGCCGGGGATCGCCCTTGGAGTGGGGTGGGCTCGAAAGTGGCGGTGACGTGGGCGTACGTGAGTTCAGTCACGTTTACAGATGCGGTCCAGCAGGTTTGCCGTGGCGCGCTGGACGCGTGCGTCGACATGGCCCGGACGGTCCAGGGACGGCGTCCAGGCGAACGTCCCGGATGCGAAGACCAGGGCGCCGGAGGGGGCCCGGTACAGAGACGTCTCCTGGTGGCGGAGGGCGCCCTCCGAGTCGGCGTACGGGGAGTGGGCGAGCAGGATGCGGTCCTCGTGCTCGGGCAGCGGGGTGCGCGGGAAGTAGCGGTCGGCCTCGCCCGCGACCAGGCCCTCGATCTCGTCGCCGTCGTGCGCGCCGGTCGCCTCCCACAGCCAGTGATCGGCGTTACGGACGATCAGGGGGTGCGGTTCGGGGACCCGGCCCGCGTACTGGATGCCGACCAACTGCTGCTCGGGGCGGTCGACTTCGCGCCACAGCACCGGTTTGCCCGGGCCCCTGCGCTTGCGGCAGGTGAGGAGGCGGTCCGGGACGCCGGACGGGGACGGGCCCAACTCCACCTGCCAGTACATGGTGTTGGCGGAGAGGAAGACGAGGGAGGTGCCGTGCTCCCGGGCGAGTTCGACGGTACGGCGCATGTTGGACGACCAGTACTCGTCGTGCCCCGGGAAGACCAGGCCGCGGTAGCGGGTGGGGTCGACACGGCCTGCGTGCAGGTCGCGGGCGTCGGCGTAGGCGATGTCGTAGCCGTAGCGCTCGGCCCAGCGGATGAAGTCGTAGGCGTGGCCGACGTGGAGGGGGAGGCCGGCGCCGGCATACGGGCGGTCGAAGGAGACCGTGGTCGCCGCGTCGGACTCGCCCAGCAGACGGCCCTCCTCGTCCCAGGCATGGTAGAGGCTCGCGCCCGTGCGCCCGTCCTCCGGGTAGAGGTTGTAGGCCTGCCAGGTCACGTCGGGCAGGAGCAGGAGCAGATCCGCCGGATGGCTGTCGCGGACCGTGAAGGGGATGTGGGAGCGGTAGCCGTCGGCCGTGGTGAGGACGGCGACATACGCTCCGATGCTCCAGTACGACGGGATCTGCAGCCGCCAGGACAGCCACCAGTGGTGGCACGAGACCGCACGGTCCGCGGCGAGCGGCGGGGGCTGGACGATGCCGGAGAGACGGGGACTGGTGGTGATCTTGGCTGCGCCGTCGCCGCCGTAGTGGCCGATGCGGTAGATGTCGACGCTGAATTCCTGGGGCGGGTCGACCGTGACATGGAAGTCGACGGGCTCGCCGGGGGCGACCGCGCCGGTGGAGATGAAGCCCTTGATCTGACGGCGGACGTCGTCCGCGGAGCGTGGGCCTCCGGCGGAACGCGGGGCCGGGACGCGGGGGGCGTCCGGGTGGTCGCCAGCGGGCGACTGCTGGGGTGCGTCCACGTACCAGGGGACGACCTGGCCGGTGTCGTCGAAGTAGGTCTCGCTGCCGCGGAGCCAGGGGACGGGGCCCTGGCCGAAGGGGTCGGTCACGGCGTGCGCCAGCGCTCCGGACTCCCAGCGGCGGATCTGCTCCGATCCCTGCTCCGATCCCATGGTCGCTCCCCTCCCTCGATCCCCCGTGGTCGCGTGCTGTCTGTGCCGGCGCCCGGCGTGTGCCGCAAGCCCTTGCCATGTGCCCGATCGATCCCAGCACATCACATTGCGCACTCATGTGGTCACTATTCGTTGCGAATTGGCCGAAAGTGGAATTCGAGGTTCCGCTTGCGTCAGACCAGCCGGACGGGCTTCTCGGGGCGTATGCCGGTTTCGAGCAGCCAGGTTCGGAGGGGGGCCGGGTCGCCGTCTTCCACGAGGCTGAGGACCCGGGGGGTCAGATCTGTGGCCCGTTCGCCGTTGATGAGGAGGGACGGGCCGTCCAGCCAGTCGAGGCCGGGGGTTGCGCCTGCGGTGTCCATGGCGGCGCAGCAGACCATCGCTGTGACGTGGTCGGTCAGCAACTCGCGGGCTGTACGGGGAGGTTGGAGCGGGAAGAGAGGGAGCGTGCCGTCGTCCCAGAGGGGGGTCTCGGGGGTGGTGCCCTCAGCAGCGGCGGCTTGGGCCGTGGTGGCTGTGGCGGCGGCTGTGGCTTCCTCGCGGGCCAGTTCGGCGGTGAGGCCCGCGGCGAGACTGGTTGTGCGTTCGTTTTCGGGCTCGGGGTCGGGGTCGACATCGAGGTCGGCGTCGGCATCGAACGTAGGGCCGGCGTCGGCGTCGAGCGTGGGGGCGGCGGCGTCGGCGTCGAGAGCGGGGGCGGGGGCGGCGTCGGCGTCGGCGTCGGCGTCGGCGTCGGCGTCGGCGTCGGCGTCGGCGTCGGCGTCGGCGTCGAGAGCGGGATCGGCGTCGGCGTCGGCGTCGAGAGCGGGATCGGGACGGGGTGATTCGTCGGGCGCGGGCGGCCCCTCCGGGTGGGGCTCGGCGTCGCCGGCTGCGGGAGCGATTGAAGCAGCGGGTGCGGGCGTGGGCCGCTCAGCGGCTGTGGGCTCCGGGGTGGACCAGGCCGCTGGGTGTGGGGGAGTTGCGAGGTGGTCGAGGATTCGGGAGAGCGTCGGCCCCTCTGGGGTGGGGCTGGTGGGGCCCGGGGTTCGGTGTATGCCCAGGGTGTCCAGGACTTTGTGGAGACGGGCCGCGTCCGTGCGCCATTTGCGGTCCACCACCTCGTCCGGGTATTCCGCCCAGTGCACCGGTGACCAGTCGGGGCCGGGCTCCGCGGGGCCGCCGTGGAAGAGGCGGGCGGCGAGGAGCGAGACCGCCTCGTCCACCGTCCCGGGCTCTTCGAGCAGGTCACAGGCGGGGCGCTCGCCCAAGCGGGAGGCGAAGCCCTCGGCCAGGCGGTCGCGGCGGGAGAGTTCGGTGAGTGCCGCCACGACGCCCGCGTCCAGCCGGGAGGGCCACCGGCCCATGCGCCAGGCGGGCAGTGCGACGCGGGTCAGAAGGCGGTCCCAGCCGGCGTATGCCAGGCCGACCTGTTCCTGGGCGACGATCCTGAGGCCGTAGTCCACAGCCTGTGCACGCTCGGAGGCCGCGGCCGCGACCCCTCGCTCCATCTGGGTCGCATGCTCCCGACAGCTGCGCAGCAGCAGCCGGGCCACCCAGCCGACGCCCGCGCACATCGAACGGGTCAGCGGGCAGCGGGCGGGCGTCGAGGCGACGGCCACCGCGGCGTCCAGGCCGCGCACGAAGCGGCGGGCCGCGGCTATGTCCGGGTGCGCCGAGGGTCCCGTACCGGCGATGACCGGGGCGAGAACCGCGCGCAGTTCGCCGACGCGCATCCACCACAGGAAGGGGGAGCCGATGACGAGGACCGGTGCGGCGGCGGTGCGCCGGTGGGCGCCTCGCACACCCGCTATCTCGTCCCGGTGCGACGGCGGGGGCGGGCCGTGGGCCGGGTGGGTGCGGTCCTCGAGCCAGCTGTCGCAGTCCGGGGTGAGCGCTATCGCGGAGGGGGCGGGGACGTCGAGGCGGTCGGCGAGGTCGCGCACCATTCGGTACAGGTCCGGGGCGGACGCCTCGGCGATCGGGACCGTCGGGCTCACGGCGGGGCGGGCTCGGGCGACGACCAGGGCGATGGCGCCTGCGGCGAGCAGGACGAGGACGGCGACCGGAGTCACGGCCCAGCGGACCGCGTGCCAGAACGACCCCACGAGATGGCCCGTGGAACCGCCGGCCATCAACACCACGGCGACAGCCGCGGGGAGCAGGGCCACGGCCAACGCCCTGCTGCGGATGCGCAGCACGGCAAGGGCCCTCGAACGCGCTGCCTGCGCGCCCACTTCCACACCCATACCCGTACCGGTCACGACCGGACCTCACCCCCTCCCCAGCTGTCCTGACTGCCTGCCTGTCCTGGTGTTGCTCACTCCCCCACTGTGGCACCCACCACTGACATCGCAATGCCGGTGGGCCAAGTGCCGGACCGCTTGCGCCGCACCCTAGTTGGGGCCCTCGCCCCCGTCACCCGGTTGGGAGAGCGGTCACTCGATGGAATGGCTTTGGTCAGAGGTGGATGACGGACAGCGAAGATCAGGCCCCG
Coding sequences:
- the purL gene encoding phosphoribosylformylglycinamidine synthase subunit PurL, producing MSRTPLDTVEHAAATPDVELPWAELGLKKDEYERVVEILGRRPTGAELAMYSVMWSEHCSYKSSKVHLRQFGEKAPQSDALLVGIGENAGVVDVGQGYAVTFKVESHNHPSYVEPYQGAATGVGGIVRDIIAMGARPVAVVDPLRFGAADHPDTKRVLPGVVAGIGGYGNCLGLPNIGGEVVFDACYQGNPLVNAGAIGVMRHEDIHLAKASGAGNKVILYGARTGGDGIGGASILASETFDDAKPSKRPAVQVGDPFQEKLLIECTLEAFREKLVVGIQDLGAAGLSCATSELASNGSGGMRVTLDDVPLRDSTLSPEEILMSESQERMCAVVEPEKVDRFLEICDKWDVIATVIGEVTDGDRLEIYWHGGKIVDVDPRTVAHDGPVYERPYARPSWQDALQADDAGKLARPASSAELKDQVLQLVASPNQASKKWITSQYDHFVQGNTVLAQPEDSGMIRIDEETGLGVAIATDGNGRYAKLDPYAGAQLALSEAYRNVATTGAKPLAVSDCLNFGSPEDPAVMWQFAEAIRGLADACQQLGTPVTGGNVSLYNQTGEVAIHPTPVVAVLGVIDDVARRTPVAFQEEGQLIYLLGDTREEFGGSAWSQVVHDHLGGLPPKVDLERERLLAEILISASRDGMIDSAHDLSDGGLVQAVVESALLGGKGARLVVPDGLDAFTFLFSESAGRAVVAVPRSEEVRFNDMCGARGLPVTRIGVVDGETVELQGEFELSLEELRTAHEETIPALLK
- the purQ gene encoding phosphoribosylformylglycinamidine synthase subunit PurQ; the encoded protein is MTARIGVVTFPGSLDDRDTQRAIRLAGAEPVALWHKDKNLHQVDAVVLPGGFSYGDYLRAGAISRFSPVMETLIEQAKAGLPVLGICNGFQVLTEAHLLPGGMLGNDHLHFICRDQKLRVENAETAWTSDYTAGQEIHIPLKNMDGRYVADEYTLDKLEAEGRVAFRYVDFNPNGSLRDIAGITNEAGNVVGLMPHPEHAVEPLIGSGRTDGLPFFTSILKKLVNA
- a CDS encoding Lsr2 family protein, producing MAQKVVVTLFDDIDGSEAAETIAFGLDGKSYEIDLNQANAKKLRKALEPYVEAGRKRSKSGRTYRQTEVAPDPAAVRAWAQANKMDVPARGRIPKKVYEAFSAAQ
- a CDS encoding response regulator transcription factor, with protein sequence MTAVVRLLLADDEHLIRGALAALLGLEDDLVVVAEAASGPEAQAMARAHEPDVAVLDLQMPGADGVKVATSLRAELPGCQVLIVTSHGRPGHLKRALAAGVRGFVPKTVSAQRLAEIIRTVHAGNRYVDPELAADAIASGDSPLTVREAEVLELAADGAPVAEIAERAALSQGTVRNYLSSAASKLGAENRHTAVRLARQRGWV
- the purS gene encoding phosphoribosylformylglycinamidine synthase subunit PurS, whose amino-acid sequence is MARVVVDVMLKPEILDPQGQAVQRALPRLGFEGISDVRQGKRFELEVDGPVDEAALARIHDLAESFLANTVIEDFTVKVEEVAEAAK
- a CDS encoding ABC transporter permease; this encodes MSTHAHAHAHARAHAPAARRLRALARAELTLLGRNRSAVATALLVPLAVPFTVRPAIDQMDLKSHGLNIGTVMLTAAIGFSFLFSVYTALVSAFVARREELVLKRLRTGEPGDHEILFGTALPAVCVGLAQSLVLAAGCVLLVDAGAPRAPYLTVLGILSGLTLCAALAALTATFTRTVESAQFTALPLVLVSMMGSGIAVPAGILPDRLAAVCEFLPLSPAVRLVGGGWTGRLSAYEALGALATALVWTLLAVFAVRRWFRWEPRR
- a CDS encoding sensor histidine kinase; the protein is MGRTRGWWRRKSTPAKVETYTRWSFHFFGVTEILAIGLPAVGTLGPGLGGALLGLVAVHAVACTVTVSRALDWTRGRRPQPVRLLWTLAAVTAVIAVTAVGIAQRGPRGDGLDATASGVFGVVLVVAAGVISLGVRDRRRVCAIVVGFSVGAGAVSFPLGTSGPATLLTMLGVFLGAGFLAFTAIFSVWLLNAVYELDEAREARARLAVAEERLRFGRDLHDVMGRNLAVIALKSELAVQLARRGRPEAVDQMIEVQRISQESQREVRDVVRGYREADLGVELAGAQGVLTAAGIHCEVTGETAGLPGEVQSALGWVVREATTNVLRHGDAGRCGVALLVTEERVVLTVENDGAGPPTTKGGSGLAGLRERLSAVGGTLEAGPAGGDVFRVVAEVPLAVAEVPA
- a CDS encoding ABC transporter ATP-binding protein, translating into MDTNEHEHVIEVTDLRRVYGGGFEAVRGITFSVDRGEIFALLGTNGAGKTSTVELLEGLARPAGGRVRVLGHDPYEERGAVRPRTGVMLQEGGFPSELTVAETARMWAGCVSGARPEAEALELVGLGRRAGVRVKQLSGGERRRLDLALALLGEPEVLFLDEPTTGLDAEGRRDTWELVRALRDTGTTVLLTTHYLEEAEALTDRLAILHEGRIAATGTPGEVTAAQPSRISFRLPGGYFLGDLPPLGELGVCGHEVDGDLVRLRTHELQRAATGLLVWAERARVELRALDVRSASLEEAFLGIARMGVPPLDRGDPHRRERAGRAKEGRAA